Genomic window (Phragmites australis chromosome 5, lpPhrAust1.1, whole genome shotgun sequence):
TTCTACAGCTAGTTTTCCGCCGCTGATTTTTGGTTCAGAGAATAATGCGTTACAGTAAACGCTGCATTGCTGCCGATCTGAAACATCCATCCTGAAACCAACCGTCGGATCACCGAGCAAGACCAAACCGGAGACAGCACTGCATGTTAGCTGCCCCTCCATTTCACATTGCGTTGTATTAATGGATAAGCTAATAAACGCTGCAAGCGACTGGATTACCAACCCATGGACCAAAAAGTCCCGAAACATGGTGTGGGGCAGACGAGATACTGGCCCGGAAAACACACGCAGGGGCAAAGCTAGGTAGAACAGGGTGATGTATTGGCATCAGagtaaattaaaattttaataattattattttattttgactaTATATACATCAGAGTAAATTGagttttaaaattaatattactTTGAATTATGTATTTGGCACCATcatttgagttctaacttcacCCCTGAAAAGATGGTCGCATTATATTTACGTTTTAACAAGCCTCGATCCGAGTCAGCACAGCGACGAAGGAACATCCATCCATCCGCTGTTGCCGGTGAGCCTTAGCCCTTAAGCTTCTCGCCCGGTAGTCCCCTTCCCGCTCCCCACCCGCCATCCGCCTATAATAAAAGGACGGCGCGCGCGCAGCCGTCACTCCCGACGTGACTGATCACCACAGTTTCCAACGCGGATCACGTCGCTGCACGAGTAGCACTAGCACGTACGGCTGCGACGAGGAAGCGATTCTTTATGGACGGCGTGGGCGCGGGAATCTACCGGCTGCCGGAGGAGTGCGTAGCGTACGCCATCTCTCTGACGACGCCCGGCGACGCGTGCCACTCGTCCGCGGTAGTGTCGCCTGCCTTCAAGGCCGCCGcggacgccgccgccgtctgGGCCCGGTTCCTGCCGCCCGACCACGCCGCCATCCTGGCCGGGGCCGACGAGCCCGTCGACTGCGAGTCCAAGAAGGAGCTCTTCTCGCGCCTCTGCGACCGCCCTGTCCTCCTCGACGGCGCCACCATGGTGCGTACACTTCCGGCGGTGCTCCATCTCATTATTAATTCTTGCGGTTGCTTCAAGTTCATGTACGTCATCGATCAAGGAGCAGTTCGATCGTTCACTTATAATTGGTGCTTTCGATCTGTGCAGAGCTTTGGGTTGGTGAGACGGAGCGGGAAGAAATGCTTCATGCTGTCGGCGAGAGCGCTGAGCATTGTCTGGGGAGCTGATCCTGCGTGCTGGATATGGACCGCTAGCCTTCGAGGATCAAGGTACTTCATAAATGATTTGTTGACAGAGTAATTAGAACGcccctttatatatatatatatatatatattattctacacatattaaataaaattttagtttaccaaataaaattttaatagtAAAACATGATTCAATAGGTGCTACTGAAATTTTATCCCGTAGATATACGTTATACCATATGTGTAAAACactatattatgtatatatatagtttaatAATAATCAGTAGAGCAGTTCGCATGCATTGCCCTGTACGCTACTAGTTCATCAAGCCTAGCACAGCATGTCTTAAGGTACGGcgttggtagtcagatggatgCATGCGTCGTAACTTTGCTAGTAAGATATATAGCTAGACCTTTACCCATCCGACACACAtgtcagcatgcatgcatgcacgtacgTGAAAGGCCCTGACAAGCATGCGCAAATACAAGACACTGCACGTTCACCTCACTGGATATCGACATGCACGTACGTACTCCGCGCATGCGAGCATGACACCACCTGACGAACCAGGCTCAAACTTTTCATGTCCATTGATCAGGTTTCCGGAGGTCGCCAAGCTCGTCAACGTGTGCTGGCTTGACATCACCGGGAAGCTCAAGCTCTCGTTGCTCACTCCCCGGACAACCTATGCCGCCTACCTTGTCTTCTGGCCTGCCTTCAAGGCCATCGCGGACTCCGACGCCGTCTGGGCCCGGTTCCTGCcgcccgaccacgccgccgtcCTGGCCCGGGCCGACGACCCCGTCGACTGCGAGTCCAAGAAGGAGCTCTTCTCGCGCCTCTGCGACCGCCCTGTCCTCCTCGATGGCGCCACCATGGTGCGTACACTGGCGGTGCTCCATCACATTATTAATTCTTGCGGTTGCTTCAAGTTCAAGGACGTGATCGATCAAGGAGCAGTTGGATCGTTCACTGATAATTGGTGCTTTCGATCTGTGCAGAGCTTTGGGTTGGTGAGACGGAGCGGGGCGAAATGCTTCATGCTGTCGGCGAGAGCGCTGAGCATTGTCTGGGGAGATGATCCTGCGTGCTGGATATGGACCGCTAGCCTTCCAGGATCAAGGTACTTCATAAACGATTTGTTGACAGAGTAATTAGAATGACCCTTTCAATTTTAGATGACTTttaaatgatatatatataatttaataaTAATCAGTAAGACTGTAAGAGAGAGCTCGGGCATTCCTGTCACATCTTGTTGAGACCAGTTCGCATGCATTGCCCTGTACGCTGCTACTAGTTCATCAAGTAGCACAGCATGTTAATGTCATAAGATACGGCGCTAGTAGTCAGATGGATGCATGTGTTGTAACTCTGTTAAGATCTGTTTGTTTGGTTTTCTACAAGCTATTACTTATCTACGAAGTCTGTTATTGATAGAAGCTAATAAAAAATTGTTTCTAGCTTCTATGCCTTCTATAATAGTAAGAACTGATTTTTATTTCTCAAAAACTAAAACCAATAAAAAACAGACTGCTTATTTATTTAGGCTTCTCTCCATTCTAACAGAAACTAACAAACAGAACCTAAAATATATAGCTAGACTTTTACCCATCCGACACACAtgtcagcatgcatgcatgaacgtACGTGAAAGGCCCTGACAAGAATGCAACTACAAGACACTGTATGTTCGCCTCACAGGATCTCCACATGCACGTACGTACTCCGCGCATGCAAGCATGACATCACCTGACGAATCAGGCTCAAACTTTTCATGTCCATTGATCAGGTTTGCGGAGGTCGCCGAGCTCGTCGACGTGTGCTGGCTTGAGATCACCGGGAAGCTCCAGCTCTCGTTGCTCACTCCCTGGACCACCTACACCGCCTACCTTGTCTTCTCCATCGCCGACGACTCCTACGGCCTCGAGTGCAACGTCGGTATCCTGCCTCCAAAGGCCACGGTCACCGTCGTCTCTGGGACCAAGCCGACGGCAACGACGTCGACCGAGCACGCCATCTGCCTTCAGCACATGCATGGGGAGGAGGAGACAGTCATGCACCGGCGGAAGCAGCAGTACATGCGCCTCCGCAAGGACTACGCCCGGAAGCTGCTGACGAGGGAGGCCGATCCCGACATCAGGTGCCCGCGCCGGAGGGGCGACGGGTGGGCGGAGGTCGAGTTGGGTGAGTTCGCCGTGGCGGACCATGCTGCCTGCGGAGAGGACGGGGTGGTGGAGGTGAGCCTGAAGGAGATTGATAGCCGGCGGTGGAAGAGAGGGCTCATCGTGCATGGCATTGAGATAAGGCCCAAGCACACGAGCTAGGTAGCGCCTAGCGGGTTTAATTTAGAGCAAAAGCACTGCCGATTAATTAGGTCCGGAAAGGAATGAACATGCAGCTCGAGCTCATTCTTTTCTGGACTAGCGGCAATTAGTTTGCATGTTTTTGAGACGAATTAAGCTTTTGAGTGATACAGTGCGGACAGATCGATCGAGTACAATCGATAACTGCAATGGCTTATAGATAATCCCTCGTGCATTTGATCGGGACGTTAGTCGATCAAGCTTGCTCTGTATCTAGGACGACGTACGTGGTCCAGCTGATGATCAGGACGTACCACATTAGATTGCAAGTGTGTTCTTGTTGTAACTAGTGTTGTAATATTAATTCCACGTATTCTAATGTGGTTGTTCATTGTTGCATCGATCTGTAACTGGTCGTGCATGCACGTAAATTTATTGATTTTTAGTTGTTTATCTGGGGCAGCCTTATTAAACGATTTCTTCAGTTCTTTTCAGTCGCTTATGAGTACAACAAGAAGCCGACAGTAAAATCTGCACGGCTAATATAattcttcttcttgatgttgTCGCCGTCGTCTTCGTTCTTAGTGCGGACTCATGCGTACTTGTTTTAATTTGTCGAGAGGAACCAGGATCCAGGAAGGCAGGAAGCTACCGCTACTTGCACGGGGCCGAAAGCTCTGAAGCTTGAAAACATTAGGTTAATTCGTAAAGGAAGCGAAAATTTCATTAGCTCTTGTGGACACATGTAGCTATTATGTTcgtttatttttcttaaattcaTATTAAAGAGATagattaaaaattatagaataaATAAGAGAATCAACAGATGATCGATGACGATGACCGATCGAGGCCCCTGAAGAGGTGCGCGGCTTGCGGAGGCCAGAGGCGGGCGCAGACGTCGATGCGAAGGGACGCGACGGGTGTTGAGGACGCGGGCGCGCGTGCAGGTCGTGGAGGAAGCCGTCGTGCACTGCCGCGCGATGTGCGGAAGTTGGAGGAGGTGGAAGCGTGTGTAATAGGTTGTTGTGTTCAAAGCGTGTGGTCATTCGACAGGGAGACCGGTGCCAAGTGATGCTACATGCTGTCGTCGGCAAGGGCGCTGCACATCTCGTGGGGCG
Coding sequences:
- the LOC133920063 gene encoding F-box protein PP2-B11-like, giving the protein MDGVGAGIYRLPEECVAYAISLTTPGDACHSSAVVSPAFKAAADAAAVWARFLPPDHAAILAGADEPVDCESKKELFSRLCDRPVLLDGATMSFGLVRRSGKKCFMLSARALSIVWGADPACWIWTASLRGSRFPEVAKLVNVCWLDITGKLKLSLLTPRTTYAAYLVFWPAFKAIADSDAVWARFLPPDHAAVLARADDPVDCESKKELFSRLCDRPVLLDGATMSFGLVRRSGAKCFMLSARALSIVWGDDPACWIWTASLPGSRFAEVAELVDVCWLEITGKLQLSLLTPWTTYTAYLVFSIADDSYGLECNVGILPPKATVTVVSGTKPTATTSTEHAICLQHMHGEEETVMHRRKQQYMRLRKDYARKLLTREADPDIRCPRRRGDGWAEVELGEFAVADHAACGEDGVVEVSLKEIDSRRWKRGLIVHGIEIRPKHTS